The proteins below come from a single Lasioglossum baleicum chromosome 20, iyLasBale1, whole genome shotgun sequence genomic window:
- the LOC143218888 gene encoding uncharacterized protein LOC143218888, with amino-acid sequence MGLLDGHSRKFIVDTGERVQIFGERSTFVEFGKLRVRHRFLVVDIEEDCILGLDFLSRYRCSVDLENNCLHIAGVDKIWFNDCSIDAWSSESGEGIAGDSEDRVLPEFLFPILEENSVLLGQNKKQLGKCKVVKHRIDTGGHAPIKQAPRRVPVQRKDEVRQLIADMENQGVIEKSVSSWMSPVVLVKRKMSGYWQIEMDERDREKTAFSVGEGLWQFRVMPFGLCNAPATFEREGVKTNPEKISTIREWPRPRNKSEMKSFLGLCTYFSRFVKNYATVARPLFDLTENKSFVWSEKAEKAFEELKICLTSTPILAYPSHSDPFLLDTDASNVESRDEHCQEVEEIPILRTQCSLFEMQDWESSQRNDPHLELVFKSKLLGKKPPKEVLTATKGTANRGKGLLQIYNVGSPFERIALDILGPLPKSFSGNRFMLVVADYFTRWPEVIPLPNFQAKTVANALIKDIVSRHGVPQEIHSDQGRTFESNIFKELMILLGTKKTRTTPLHPQSDGLVERSAQHESLKLSPSMMLYGRDICLPLDLLRGSLPIRNVLYCDFNLDLRDKMDTIHKFVRKQQEISSFKMKQQYDSKVVEKSFREGDLVWLYQPLRESLVY; translated from the exons ATGGGCCTTCTGGATGGTCATTCCCGAAAGTTCATTGTCGATACCG GAGAGAGGGTTCAGATTTTCGGGGAGCGTAGCACTTTTGTTGAGTTTGGAAAACTACGCGTTCGGCATAGGTTTCTCGTTGTCGATATCGAGGAAGATTGCATTTTAGGGCTGGATTTTCTGTCAAGATATAGGTGTTCGGTCGATTTGGAGAATAACTGTTTGCATATTGCCGGAGTAGACAAAATTTGGTTTAATGATTGTTCTATCGATGCTTGGTCTTCGGAAAGTGGCGAAGGCATTGCAGGGGATTCTGAAGACCGGGTTTTGCCAGAGTTTTTGTTTCCGATTTTGGAAGAAAATTCCGTACTCCTGGGCCAGA ATAAAAAGCAGTTGGGAAAGTGCAAGGTAGTGAAGCATCGAATAGATACAGGAGGTCACGCACCTATTAAACAAGCTCCCCGTAGGGTTCCCGTTCAGCGAAAGGACGAAGTACGGCAGTTAATTGCGGACATGGAAAACCAGGGGGTGATTGAAAAATCGGTTAGCTCTTGGATGTCGCCGGTGGTTTTAGTTAAAAGAAAGATG AGTGGTTATTGGCAGATCGAGATGGATGAGAGGGATCGCGAAAAGACTGCGTTTTCAGTAGGCGAAGGGTTATGGCAGTTTAGGGTGATGCCGTTTGGGTTGTGTAATGCTCCAGCTACGTTTGAGAg GGAAGGTGTTAAAACGAATCCGGAGAAAATTTCCACGATCAGAGAGTGGCCTAGACCGAGGAATAAGTCGGAAATGAAAAGCTTTTTAGGGTTGTGTACTTATTTTTCGCGGTTTGTAAAGAATTATGCCACTGTTGCAAGGCCGCTTTTTGACTTGacggaaaataaaagttttgttTGGTCAGAGAAAGCGGAGAAAGCTTTTGaagagttaaaaatttgtttaacttCAACACCGATTTTAGCTTATCCTTCGCACAGTGATCCATTCCTGTTAGATACGGATGCTTCGAATGTCG AAAGTAGGGACGAACATTGTCAGGAGGTTGAAGAAATTCCAATCCTTCGTACTCAGTGTTCTTTGTTTGAAATGCAGGATTGGGAGAGTTCTCAGAGGAATGATCCACACTTAGAATTGGTTTTTAAAAGTAAACTGTTGGGAAAAAAgccgcctaaagaagttttgacGGCTAC GAAAGGCACGGCTAATCGTGGCAAGGGATTGTTGCAAATTTACAATGTAGGTTCTCCTTTCGAGAGAATAGCTTTAGACATCTTAGGTCCTTTACCAAAATCATTTTCTGGAAACCGTTTTATGTTAGTTGTGGCAGATTACTTCACTAGATGGCCAGAAGTAATACCTTTACCAAATTTTCAGGCTAAAACCGTAGCTAATGCGTTAATTAAGGATATTGTAAGTCGTCACGGAGTTCCTCAAGAAATTCATTCTGATCAAGGCCGAACTTTtgaatcaaatatttttaaagaactAATGATTTTGTTGGGCACTAAGAAAACTAGAACGACTCCTTTACATCCACAATCGGATGGTCTTGTAGAAAG GTCTGCTCAGCatgaaagtttaaaattaagTCCATCAATGATGTTATACGGTCGAGATATTTGTTTGCCATTGGATTTGTTGCGCGGAAGTCTTCCAATTAGGAATGTTTTGTATTGTGATTTCAATTTAGATTTGAGAGATAAAATGGATACTATTCACAAATTCGTTAGAAAGCAACAAGAAATTTCTTCGTTTAAAATGAAACAGCAATATGATTCTAAAGTAGTGGAGAAATCTTTTCGGGAAGGGGATTTGGTATGGTTATATCAGCCTCTCAGA GAATCGctggtctactaa